From the genome of Papaver somniferum cultivar HN1 chromosome 2, ASM357369v1, whole genome shotgun sequence, one region includes:
- the LOC113348397 gene encoding PX domain-containing protein EREL1-like isoform X1: MMMQKQKISPPKHRHDGTSPLPLGMDWSPPPKKWDGRATVWPHDSQSGWSYCVTIPSWITLPKSSDAEGIVFYRVQVGIQSPDGVSTARGVLRRFSDFMKLFSDLKRAFPKKNLPPAPSKHVLRINSSRSLPEERRSSLEEWMQRLLSDIDLSRSVPVASFLELEAAARSSFQDKQSPAGTSSSAPGYGSDRAYEASELGTPRQVREYSSEIGTEDLDLDQDLASPIETLTFSMSSDDNGFFTGRNMLEKLEGFPRHKLNASKESGLVKDVSDVSKLGSFSGDRMDCLSEPEYGRLASHARKHSTDSVGSDISSVRGSEISNTGIASSLGDGFLEFGGSAEASTTEMESPNTQIVLPLDQRQKMNRVLLTMQRRLGTARTDMEDLIARLNQEIAVKNYLTTKIKDLEVELETSKQKSKENLQQAILVERERFTQMQWDMEELRRKSLEMEMKLKSEQDEKARTESTKTSAVLENESLVQELDSTKQKLVNLQKNHEELLLKSKADTKVLIREVKSLRNSQIELKQELSQSLTEKSELERVLQKEKRRTEHAINSKQKLLHECGVLRDRLQECSVNLFEEEKDRITVDTSLSDALDLLATSDNRIGLLLAEAQLLAQVDGDDETSAVYASNGQGVGNGENLGTMDYEIRKMLTDIFIDNARLKKQVNGVVRCALKTTLKPEKDEDSEKEEE, encoded by the exons ATGATGATGCAAAAACAGAAGATTAGTCCTCCCAAGCATCGCCATGACGGAACTTCACCTCTACCACTGGGAATGGATTGGAGTCCTCCACCTAAAAAATGG GATGGAAGAGCCACCGTCTGGCCACATGATTCTCAATCAGGATGGAGTTACTGTGTTACGATTCCTTCTTGGATTACCCTACCCAAGTCGAGTGATGCAGAGGGAATAGTG TTTTACAGGGTCCAAGTTGGTATTCAATCACCAGATGGGGTTAGCACAGCACGAGGAGTTCTTCGAAGATTCAGTGATTTCATGAAGCTTTTCTCTGAT CTCAAAAGGGCGTTCCCTAAAAAAAATCTTCCCCCAGCACCATCGAAACACGTACTGAGAATAAATTCCAGCAGATCACTGCCAGAAGAG AGAAGGTCTTCTTTGGAAGAGTGGATGCAAAGGCTACTCTCTgatattgatttatctaggaGCGTTCCTGTGGCTTCATTCCTCGAGCTAGAAGCTGCTGCTAGGTCTT CATTTCAAGATAAGCAATCGCCTGCTGGTACTTCGTCATCTGCTCCTGGTTATGGAAGTGATAGGGCATACGAGGCATCTGAGCTTGGAACACCGAGGCAAGTACGGGAATACAGCTCTGAAATCGGTACGGAGGATCTTGACCTGGATCAAGATTTGGCCTCCCCGATAGAAACACTTACATTTAGCATGTCCAGCGATGATAATGGTTTTTTTACGGGGAGAAATATGCTAGAGAAGCTAGAAGGGTTTCCCAGGCATAAACTCAATGCAAGCAAAGAAAGTGGTCTTGTAAAAGATGTAAGTGATGTTTCCAAGCTTGGATCATTTTCTGGGGATAGGATGGACTGTCTTTCTGAACCAGAGTACGGTAGGTTGGCCAGTCATGCTAGGAAACATTCTACGGACAGTGTTGGAAGTGACATAAGTTCCGTTAGAGGTAGTGAAATATCCAATACTGGGATAGCTAGTTCACTTGGTGATGGTTTCCTTGAATTCGGTGGAAGTGCCGAAGCTTCAACAACAGAAATGGAGTCTCCCAATACACAAATTGTTCTTCCATTAGATCAGCGCCAGAAAATGAATAGAGTTCTTCTCACCATGCAACGGCGATTAGGTACTGCAAGAACGGACATGGAGGATCTTATAGCAAGACTAAATCAAGAAATTGCGGTGAAGAATTACCTTACAACCAAG ATTAAGGATTTGGAGGTGGAATTAGAAACTTCCAAGCAGAAAAGCAAAGAGAATCTTCAGCAAGCCATCTTAGTTGAAAGGGAAAGGTTTACCCAAATGCAATGGGATATGGAGGAACTTCGTAGAAAGTCTTTGGAGATGGAGATGAAATTGAAGTCTGAGCAG GATGAAAAAGCTCGCACGGAGTCAACAAAAACATCTGCTGTCTTGGAGAATGAATCTCTGGTCCAGGAATTGGACTCCACTAAACAAAAGCTTGTgaacttgcagaagaatcacGAAGAGCTACTTTTGAAATCAAAGGCAGATACAAAAGTTCTCATTAGAGAGGTTAAATCCCTCAGAAATTCTCAAATCGAGTTAAAGCAGGAACTTAGTCAGTCACTTACGGAAAAATCTGAGCTCGAG AGAGTTCTTCAAAAGGAAAAGCGAAGAACAGAACATGCAATAAACAGTAAACAAAAGCTACTGCATGAATGCGGAGTTCTTCGAGATCGTCTTCAAGAGTGTAGTGTTAATctctttgaagaagaaaaagatagaaTCACAGTGGATACTTCATTATCAGATGCTTTAGATCTCTTGGCAACCTCTGATAACAGAATTGGCTTACTACTTGCAGAG GCACAACTCCTTGCACAAgttgatggtgatgatgaaaCCTCTGCTGTTTACGCAAGCAACGGTCAAGGTGTTGGTAATGGCGAAAATCTAGGAACAATGGATTATGAAATTAGGAAGATGTTAACAGACATCTTCATTGACAATGCAAGACTGAAGAAGCAGGTAAATGGTGTTGTCCGTTGTGCGCTTAAAACAACCCTGAAGCCTGAGAAAGATGAAGACAGTGAAAAAGAAGAGGAATAG
- the LOC113348397 gene encoding PX domain-containing protein EREL1-like isoform X2: protein MKLFSDLKRAFPKKNLPPAPSKHVLRINSSRSLPEERRSSLEEWMQRLLSDIDLSRSVPVASFLELEAAARSSFQDKQSPAGTSSSAPGYGSDRAYEASELGTPRQVREYSSEIGTEDLDLDQDLASPIETLTFSMSSDDNGFFTGRNMLEKLEGFPRHKLNASKESGLVKDVSDVSKLGSFSGDRMDCLSEPEYGRLASHARKHSTDSVGSDISSVRGSEISNTGIASSLGDGFLEFGGSAEASTTEMESPNTQIVLPLDQRQKMNRVLLTMQRRLGTARTDMEDLIARLNQEIAVKNYLTTKIKDLEVELETSKQKSKENLQQAILVERERFTQMQWDMEELRRKSLEMEMKLKSEQDEKARTESTKTSAVLENESLVQELDSTKQKLVNLQKNHEELLLKSKADTKVLIREVKSLRNSQIELKQELSQSLTEKSELERVLQKEKRRTEHAINSKQKLLHECGVLRDRLQECSVNLFEEEKDRITVDTSLSDALDLLATSDNRIGLLLAEAQLLAQVDGDDETSAVYASNGQGVGNGENLGTMDYEIRKMLTDIFIDNARLKKQVNGVVRCALKTTLKPEKDEDSEKEEE, encoded by the exons ATGAAGCTTTTCTCTGAT CTCAAAAGGGCGTTCCCTAAAAAAAATCTTCCCCCAGCACCATCGAAACACGTACTGAGAATAAATTCCAGCAGATCACTGCCAGAAGAG AGAAGGTCTTCTTTGGAAGAGTGGATGCAAAGGCTACTCTCTgatattgatttatctaggaGCGTTCCTGTGGCTTCATTCCTCGAGCTAGAAGCTGCTGCTAGGTCTT CATTTCAAGATAAGCAATCGCCTGCTGGTACTTCGTCATCTGCTCCTGGTTATGGAAGTGATAGGGCATACGAGGCATCTGAGCTTGGAACACCGAGGCAAGTACGGGAATACAGCTCTGAAATCGGTACGGAGGATCTTGACCTGGATCAAGATTTGGCCTCCCCGATAGAAACACTTACATTTAGCATGTCCAGCGATGATAATGGTTTTTTTACGGGGAGAAATATGCTAGAGAAGCTAGAAGGGTTTCCCAGGCATAAACTCAATGCAAGCAAAGAAAGTGGTCTTGTAAAAGATGTAAGTGATGTTTCCAAGCTTGGATCATTTTCTGGGGATAGGATGGACTGTCTTTCTGAACCAGAGTACGGTAGGTTGGCCAGTCATGCTAGGAAACATTCTACGGACAGTGTTGGAAGTGACATAAGTTCCGTTAGAGGTAGTGAAATATCCAATACTGGGATAGCTAGTTCACTTGGTGATGGTTTCCTTGAATTCGGTGGAAGTGCCGAAGCTTCAACAACAGAAATGGAGTCTCCCAATACACAAATTGTTCTTCCATTAGATCAGCGCCAGAAAATGAATAGAGTTCTTCTCACCATGCAACGGCGATTAGGTACTGCAAGAACGGACATGGAGGATCTTATAGCAAGACTAAATCAAGAAATTGCGGTGAAGAATTACCTTACAACCAAG ATTAAGGATTTGGAGGTGGAATTAGAAACTTCCAAGCAGAAAAGCAAAGAGAATCTTCAGCAAGCCATCTTAGTTGAAAGGGAAAGGTTTACCCAAATGCAATGGGATATGGAGGAACTTCGTAGAAAGTCTTTGGAGATGGAGATGAAATTGAAGTCTGAGCAG GATGAAAAAGCTCGCACGGAGTCAACAAAAACATCTGCTGTCTTGGAGAATGAATCTCTGGTCCAGGAATTGGACTCCACTAAACAAAAGCTTGTgaacttgcagaagaatcacGAAGAGCTACTTTTGAAATCAAAGGCAGATACAAAAGTTCTCATTAGAGAGGTTAAATCCCTCAGAAATTCTCAAATCGAGTTAAAGCAGGAACTTAGTCAGTCACTTACGGAAAAATCTGAGCTCGAG AGAGTTCTTCAAAAGGAAAAGCGAAGAACAGAACATGCAATAAACAGTAAACAAAAGCTACTGCATGAATGCGGAGTTCTTCGAGATCGTCTTCAAGAGTGTAGTGTTAATctctttgaagaagaaaaagatagaaTCACAGTGGATACTTCATTATCAGATGCTTTAGATCTCTTGGCAACCTCTGATAACAGAATTGGCTTACTACTTGCAGAG GCACAACTCCTTGCACAAgttgatggtgatgatgaaaCCTCTGCTGTTTACGCAAGCAACGGTCAAGGTGTTGGTAATGGCGAAAATCTAGGAACAATGGATTATGAAATTAGGAAGATGTTAACAGACATCTTCATTGACAATGCAAGACTGAAGAAGCAGGTAAATGGTGTTGTCCGTTGTGCGCTTAAAACAACCCTGAAGCCTGAGAAAGATGAAGACAGTGAAAAAGAAGAGGAATAG